In Rhizophagus irregularis chromosome 19, complete sequence, the following are encoded in one genomic region:
- a CDS encoding uncharacterized protein (SECRETED:cutsite_VYA-GH; SECRETED:prob_0.8128); SECRETED:SignalP(1-27), translated as MKSSVSFTIIVAIIFIQALTPFTEVYAGHTVWIQNKVARGSYTEAAIVLENKKGDFFWNGDTGMIDAEGAWTHTGYSLHVPDNVGSYWVAFRVAASTEEDKWRGPINNDGDKCWHFHGTLESWEVHEC; from the exons ATGAAATCTTCCGTTTCTTTTACCATAATCGTTGCAATCATTTTTATCCAAGCCTTAACACCGTTCACTGAAg TGTATGCGGGCCATACCGTATGGATACAAAACAAGGTAGCTCGTGGTTCATATACTGAGGCTGCAATCGtcttagaaaataaaaaaggggACTTTTTTTGGAATGGTGATACTGGTATGATTGACGCAGAGGGCGCCTGGACTCATACCGGTTATAGCTTGCATGTTCCAGATAACGTGGGATCATATTGGGTTGCTTTTAGAGTTGCTGCGTCTACTGAAGAAGATAAATGGCGCGGCCCAATCAATAATGATGGGGATAAATGTTGGCACTTTCATGGTACTTTAGAATCTTGGGAAGTACACGAATGTTAA